tGATATTCATGTGATTTATGCAGGTATCTGTGcactaaatgtgacaaaaaaaaacttaaaatgtaaaaagtttcAGCAATCAATGTGGATGATTCATTGAATGAAAGTGCATTTAGTTCCATGATATGAGCAAATAAGGGATCAAAAAGGCTTCTGAAAACACTCCCCATTGAATGAATTCCTCATAAGCCTGAGATAGTTTGGTTAAACATGCAATAGTATAATCTCCTTATTATGCATTTTTATCTGCCATAGTTTGCtttcattcaacctttatttaaatctcAAGGAATCATTGAGGGTGTGCACTCATTTTCAATGATGTCGAGAGAACGTGCATTCAAGAGCGCCGTAATCTGTAATCATGGTTTTAAACTAATCAGGAGGTACAATTGTGTTTAGTTTTGATGTGCATTGCAAAATGTACCGTGTGTGTAGCATAGAAGcaaaaagcagtttttccaAATTGCATGAGGGACTTTGAGCACCAGACAGTCACTTAAACAGGTCGAGTAACGGCTATCGGACCAGTTTAATAGTGGAGTAATATATGATGCCAGAGTGATAAACTGAATCTAGTGTTTTCAAGGTTGATGGTTCCATCACCTGCTGCATCTCTtaactttctccttttttctccagAACTGGAACTGCCACACTGTTTCAGCCCTCTACCAGCTCCAGAGCAGGATCCAATCATCCTTCGTCCCAGTGAGTCTCCCGACTTTTCACCACAACCGCACCTTCTGTGCCCGTCTGGGCCAGAAACCCTCCCCTGAAGATGAGCTGGAAGAGCGCTACCTGTTGGAATCCATCGCCTGGCCCGGGCCTCCGCACCGCTCTACGCCAGTCACCCTGCGCCAGACGAGTGACCCTGTGCACAGTCTGTTCGCCATCCTGCCTGATAAAGGAGGAAGGGAGTGGCACGTGGGCGACCAGTTGGAGGCCCTCGTCCAAATGCACGACTTCCAGGGTCGTCCCAAGCGCTATGGGGGGGATTTTATTTTAGCCAGACTTCACTCCCCGGAGCTCGGAGCGGGTCTAGCAGGAACGGTGCTGGACCACAGGAATGGATTTTATTCTGCTCTGTTCCCGCTCCTTTGGGTGGGGGTCGCACAGGTTGAGATTACGTTGGTGCACTCCAGTGAGGCGGTTGCTGTGCTACAACGTCTGCGGGAGGAACGGCCTGATCGAGTGTTTTTTAAGAGCCTATTCCGCTTGGGCTTCCTGTCTGAAACTACGGTGTGCAACATGTGCCTGCCCCCCGATCAGCAGCCTCTGTGCAACTACACGGACCTTTACACAGGGGAGCCCTGGTACTGCTACAAGCCTAAGATGCTCAGCTGTGACACCAGAGTCAACCACGCCAAAGGAGGCTATCTGAAACACCTCATCACCAACAAAGAAGCACTGCTCTTCCAAAGGTTTGCACTGTTATGGGGTGAGGGGAGTGCCAGGTATTCTCCAGACCAAAACCTATAATAACTTCATTTGACTGATAAGTATTGGCTGTTTAGCCAAAGCTTTATTCCTCTATGCCATAGACCTCATCACAGACAGAGGCAAAGGATGATGTTCTGAGATTTTGATAGAAAAACACTTTACAGGCAAAACACAAGCAGGCACTGGTAACCAAAACTCATGAACTACAGGATCAGAAACCAACAAAGATGAACCGAGGATCAGGGCTGTTATAGGAAGTGACTGATTGATGCGGGAAGTGAAGACAGGTGAGACCAAACATGAACAGGCGAAGACAGTTACAGAGGTGGAAAGCAAAGCAACAGGAAGGAAGATGAGATAGAATCTTAAATGTCTTAGAAACTCCTCCGATCTTTAACTTGAATACAATTTACTTAGAGGGAGGTTTCACATGCTATGTTTACCACATGATCaacatcttagtttagcatgttagctcgCTAATATTTGCTTAGTACACAaaacccacagagcagctgaggctgatgggaatgtcactggttttgcaggtatttggtcatagaTTATATATACATAAGGGATAACGTACAGCGAGCCGGatattattgcaaaacaaaccctgTCTTtaatcatcctgaaggggttcgttttgcaataatgatcacagctcgctgtacattatcccactTATTACACAACTTTGTACCAAAGAAATCAACAGTTTAAGccaaaatactgacttaaatacgattttattgatttaaaaatgattttatagcTTCTACTATCAGAACTGCGTCCATAGCACcggtctgctatacagaaataacaggcCGTAGAATGatgtaattgaccaatcagaatcaagtattcaacaaaaccatgtaataaatgaaaatatagaatatcaatCTGTTTTAACATTGATCAATTCTGTTTCTTTTATATTAGTGGCGTAAACATCAAAGTTCACATACACTCTTCAGGACCCGACAGAATCAATGTGCTGCCTCCCAGGGAAGGTACAGTTCACCAGGAGAGTCACAATATGTTCAtgctttcagtttgtttttccattcagtTAATTTTGTCTGCAACATTTCTCCCTTTGTGTCAGATAAAGCAGAGGTAGAAAGCAGCAGTACAAAACCAGAACCTATGAAGCTTGCACCTTCTGGATATTACTACGAGGACTCATGGAGGCCGTTGGGTGGTGTTACAAAGCGCCAGTTCAATGAATCATCGGCCATCACTCAGTGTTTGAAGAACAAGGTGATCAACATGTACGGAGACTCTACCGTCAGGCAGTGGTTTGAGTACCTCATTGCTTTAGTACCAGGTAagtctttatttttacattccCCGTTTTGCCTTGTGTATCTTTCCCACGGTAACTTCCACTTATTGCACCTTCCTCAGAATTAAAGGAATTCAACCTGCACAGTCCTAAAAACGTTGGGCCTTTCATGGCGGTGGACAGCACCCATAACATCCTCTTAAAGTACCGCTGCCATGGCCCGCCCATCCGCTTCTCCACCGTCATGTCCAGTGAACTGCGGTACATCTCAAACGAGCTGGACGGCCTCTCTGGGGGAACAAACACCGTCGTGGTCCTCAGCATTTGGGCCCATTTCAGCACCTTTCCCGTGGAGGTGTACATACGGCGGCTGCGTCACATCAGACGGGCGCTGTTGCGACTTCTGGACCGAGCGCCGGGGACAATCGTTGTGATCCGCTCGGCCAACCTCCAAGCCCTGGACCAAGAGGTGAGCCTGTACAACAGCGACTGGTACTCCCTGCAGCTCGATAAGGTGCTCAGGGCCATGTTCAAGGGACTAAACGTTCTGCTGCTGGACGCCTGGCAAATGAGTTCAGCACACCACCTCCCTCACGCCCTCCATCCACCTCCAGCCATCGTCAAGAACATGATAGACATGCTTTTGTCGTACATTTGCCCGGAGAAGTAAAGGAACCAACAGAGGCAGTGATGGTAGTGGATCCTGTTGAAGAAAACTGAGAGGTTGCTCTTTGAGTCCATCAATCAGTTGTTCAACACCAAacagtttggcttttttttttttaaagcttgaGTGTTCTCCAAAGCGTCATACCCTTTAAATACCGTCCTTACTGAGAGATTTGCCTGATGTTTAGCAGATCTCTGTTTACTTGcctgtcacatttcattttgtatCCCATAAAACAAACGTTATCCTAAAATGCCAAAGACTTTGGCACAGCGATTGTTACTGTCCATCTGTTTTGCTACCAaagtgtgttgtctgtgtgtctttgcagtATTTTTACTGAAGTTGCCCGTAGTTAGAACTCTTTCAGTGTCGCAGTTTGTCTGTTAGTTTTGCCAAAGCTGAAGACTCGTTGAGTTCTCGTCTATAATTCCTCAGGCTGTTCggtgtgaaaaatgtgttgaggCATGTGGACCACATTTTTTTATCCAGAGCGCTTTACAATTTGCATCTCATTCGTCCGTTCACACTTACACGCACGCCGATGGTATGTAGGCCAGTTTGGGAGCAATTTGGGTTTTACCTGGTGACCTCTCTAAAAGACAGATCGGCAACTTTCACACAACTTTGGTAAATGTGCACACATGACGTCCAACGCAGGCAGTGCTGTGTGTTGATTTGAGGCTTGAcctttgcatatatatatatatatattatatatatagatatatatatatatatatatatatccatttTGTATGAATAGCTACCTTTCTATTGCAAATATAATTTTCTTGCTAAGATCACTTTTCAACGTTCATCataggaagagagagaagattggaggagagagggaggatggaagTTTTCCGGTCTGAgtgacacaaagagaaaatgtgccTATTTTATTGTCTAAATCAGAATGTCTCTGATGATGATCAGAGGCTGACTATTAAGAGACTCTGTCAGAACTTGTGAGAGCAGATTTGCTGTCATGTTTGCCAGTATCAAATATATGCTTTTCTAACTGTTAAAAGGAGCAGTTCATGACTGACTTTGAAAGCCATCGTCGTTTGCTTACTCAAATTCGAGCAGTGAAAGGATGTTTGAGACTGGCCTGGGCGCTATATCACTACAATATTTATATCACAAAATGTGGCCATGACAATTGTCCGGATGGAATCAGGCTCATAAGCTGGTGATGTGTCTGTTATCATGCCTTTTCCAGATTAAAGGAATCTTTGGTACAGTTCAATAAACTAAAATTCTCTTGACTTATCCATACTTCTAACATGTAAGCAAACTTCACTGTGAACAAGCTCAAACTGGCTGGTAtaagcacatctgatgcaactaatgaggcccttgatttGTTGCACCACAGATTGGATATTAAAGAAGGTATACAAAAGCACAATGACTGTATTTTATTTGCGCTCTTCTGTGACAGTATAGAAAACGTTCAGCAGTTTATTTCAGGGGTTTTCTCCAGTGGGAATAATTTCTGCAGTTCTTATGTCACCAGTTTgtagcagaaaaacaaaaaatgtgtgaCTGATGAAGCTGAAATGTAGAGACTTGAGGTGTAATTAACAGGATACTggttaaacacaaaacacaccaatGATTGTAGCTGCGTGTTTACCATGTTCTGCTTCCATTAAGACCATGTGTGGGGAAAATACGCAGAATCTTACAGCGACATCCAGGCTAGACAGAACAACTGTTCAAAGATACAGAACACCTCACGGGTCCACTTGAAGGAAGCAGTATAGATACCACATGATGAGAAACAGGAGGATTCTCATCATGTGCTTGGCCCTCAGACATCAGAAGAAATCGGACCAAGCAGTAACCACGGAAGCATTTTTGCTGCTATGAAGATGCAAAATTGTGTCAAAGAAATCcctaaaaatgacacaaaggCACTTATTTTCttgataattttattttaaaatcttcaTGTTCCCTTTCAAAACTTCAAGCATATCTCTCAGTACTAAAGCTTGCAGAGCATCATGTTATCTAGGAGTAAAAGATAAGGTACATTTCATCAGTAACAGGCAAAGCTCTGTACAAAACTAAAGGAAAACACACCCATTGTATACAAAAACACCCTGATGGTGACACTAAACCCTCCAACAATCCCTTCTCTGGACACATTCAAGACAACAGCAGCGCCTCCCATCAGGAATAGCTGGTTTTCACagggcagcagagcagaaatacAGACCGACTCTGGAGTGTTTTTCAGTCCTGTGTGCAGTTTGAAACATGCGCAGATCGACAGGAGTGTCAAATATGAAGCAGCAGCTACAGGGACGAGCCGAATGTGGCCTCTTTAAGGGCTTTGACTCATAATATGGAGCAGCGGCGACCTGAGGTCACACACAAAGAGGCACTGGGagtttctatttctatttttttctttccttttttaagCTGCAAAATGAGTCCTCTGTTCAATTGTGTCAAGAAACTAGAAAGCACTGTGTGCTACTGTGAGCcactgctttgcttttttttttttttaatgcaccaGCTCTGATTCATCTCTCAAATATGCACTTCAAGTCACCACGAGTGTTGACTACAGCAACGTCTCAGCTGGAAAATGTAGTGAAGGGAGCGTAGTTTAATTGTAAAGTTACAGAGGTTGTGCGTATGAGATCTGATATGCTGTTGTGCCGCTACAGAATATTTTACTCAAATCAGGTCCAGAGACTTGATAAATCATACGCTGATGAAATTATAAAAGTAGTACAGCACTGAAAGAGGAAATAACACAACTTGTACTTGACGCGTCAACACTTAAGAGGCCAGGAGAATATTTGTTTGGCATTTAGGTTATAGTGACCACTGTCCGTATGAAAGAGGGGTAGAACAATTATAAAGGAGATAAAGAaccaaagaaaaaagataaaaaaagcGAGAATAATTCACAAAGTGTCTGAACAAAGGCAATGTAGAAATTGTACGTGACGCCACGGCAGCATATTAAGTGAAAGAAGATTTGGGGGGGGGTCAGGATCACACGCCCTGGACCATCATGGCCTCCTTTGGCCAGTTGTATGTGTCCAGAGTGAAGGAGTCATAATCAGGACTGTAGATGTGAGACAGCACGAACGCCTCCTTGTCTTTAGGCTCCGGGTACAGCGAAGCAATGTTGTGTCTGTATGCATAGTTGACAATCTGGCAAAGAAGAAAGCAGAAGTGGACAAGTAAGTTTGGGTTATTTCAGAGAGCATCGGctgtgtaaaagaagtggacgcagcTTCCTGgtgtgaaaagtgaagccaatgttgAAGTGCcataaacctgcattctttttAATGTCCAGTAGgaggcgactccactggctccaaaaagaaatctgattgtatgaaagtctgagaaaatgagccgattAATTACCTctgtaaacactttcctaatgagtttatggtctcagtcgctagtttcaagtcttctgtGATATAGTATAAAGTAGGTGGGGCTCATTTAGAAAAAGCTGACGTCAGGTAGTCTTGTGCACCAATCAGGAGCAAGAACTAATTCAGCTGCCACATCCATCTATCCAAGTCCTGATGAGGAGGATTAGTGTTTGAGCATAAAACTCTAAATAATATCAAAAGATGTTTGTTACTTATTTAGTCACGAATATTTAATGTTACTTTGAATGATTAAAGCCAagttttcaggggctttaacAAAGTTAATAAAATCTCTTAAAAGATCAATCAGCCTTAATATCTTAAAGCACACACTTATCTGCATGGAATTTAACTTAagattttttaataaaaataaaagaaggttttgagttgcaaaaaaaaaaaacatcttcagatATATACTCATTTTAGCTGGACGTCATTTTTAAGACagtcagcatgttaacatttccAGCCAGCCTTTGAGAAATGTattgtaaacacaaacaaacacactgtgagagatatttttggttttttgattttgttgatCCAGTTTTTATAAACCCATAACATTTGAAACATGACACATATTTCAttgtgaggaaaaaagaggacCGAACACTCACTTTCACGGCTATCTTGAAGGACACCTCTCTTATGGTGCTGAGAGGAGGATACAGTCTTCCTTCAGCCAGGTGCTCCTCTGTTACCATGTCAGCTATCGCCTGACAGGGAAAGAcggaaaaaacaaagttaatttGAAGTAGAAGGAAAGCGTAGTACAGACTGATAAAAAAGAGCAGAAAGCAGGATTGCGGCCTGCCCTGAAATACTCTAAAGTTTAGTTGAAGTTTATCCTTCAAAACGTGGGTGTAATCTCTACTTCAGAAAAAATTTGCTTCAGAAATCACATCCTCCATGTTAATGCATCATTAATGTGTGGTAACTGAAGACACTACCTCTGCTGTGGTGAGGAAGATATCATCAGATATGTGGCGCACTCCACATGCTATGACCCCCAGAGCCACTCCGGGGAAGACGTAGGAGTTGTTTCCCTGGCCGGGGTAGAAGGTGCGTCCGTCAGCCAGCGACACCTTGTCGAACGGACTTCCGCTGGCAAAGATGCCACGGCCCTGATATCaggagagcaagaggaggatggagagaagacaagagaacgcttttaaaatgttacacTGTGAGTGG
This region of Pempheris klunzingeri isolate RE-2024b chromosome 10, fPemKlu1.hap1, whole genome shotgun sequence genomic DNA includes:
- the nxpe3 gene encoding NXPE family member 3 isoform X2, whose amino-acid sequence is MCRNLSKYALIFLFLALSGLIFLLRNIHTVENWNCHTVSALYQLQSRIQSSFVPVSLPTFHHNRTFCARLGQKPSPEDELEERYLLESIAWPGPPHRSTPVTLRQTSDPVHSLFAILPDKGGREWHVGDQLEALVQMHDFQGRPKRYGGDFILARLHSPELGAGLAGTVLDHRNGFYSALFPLLWVGVAQVEITLVHSSEAVAVLQRLREERPDRVFFKSLFRLGFLSETTVCNMCLPPDQQPLCNYTDLYTGEPWYCYKPKMLSCDTRVNHAKGGYLKHLITNKEALLFQSGVNIKVHIHSSGPDRINVLPPREDKAEVESSSTKPEPMKLAPSGYYYEDSWRPLGGVTKRQFNESSAITQCLKNKVINMYGDSTVRQWFEYLIALVPELKEFNLHSPKNVGPFMAVDSTHNILLKYRCHGPPIRFSTVMSSELRYISNELDGLSGGTNTVVVLSIWAHFSTFPVEVYIRRLRHIRRALLRLLDRAPGTIVVIRSANLQALDQEVSLYNSDWYSLQLDKVLRAMFKGLNVLLLDAWQMSSAHHLPHALHPPPAIVKNMIDMLLSYICPEK
- the nxpe3 gene encoding NXPE family member 3 isoform X1, coding for MDEPRSFISFGHQGGNDGIIPVVTAQSETGPDHGRQKEVTMCRNLSKYALIFLFLALSGLIFLLRNIHTVENWNCHTVSALYQLQSRIQSSFVPVSLPTFHHNRTFCARLGQKPSPEDELEERYLLESIAWPGPPHRSTPVTLRQTSDPVHSLFAILPDKGGREWHVGDQLEALVQMHDFQGRPKRYGGDFILARLHSPELGAGLAGTVLDHRNGFYSALFPLLWVGVAQVEITLVHSSEAVAVLQRLREERPDRVFFKSLFRLGFLSETTVCNMCLPPDQQPLCNYTDLYTGEPWYCYKPKMLSCDTRVNHAKGGYLKHLITNKEALLFQSGVNIKVHIHSSGPDRINVLPPREDKAEVESSSTKPEPMKLAPSGYYYEDSWRPLGGVTKRQFNESSAITQCLKNKVINMYGDSTVRQWFEYLIALVPELKEFNLHSPKNVGPFMAVDSTHNILLKYRCHGPPIRFSTVMSSELRYISNELDGLSGGTNTVVVLSIWAHFSTFPVEVYIRRLRHIRRALLRLLDRAPGTIVVIRSANLQALDQEVSLYNSDWYSLQLDKVLRAMFKGLNVLLLDAWQMSSAHHLPHALHPPPAIVKNMIDMLLSYICPEK